CCAATTAGTTTACACATATCAGACATTTTACCCATTATTAGTTCAAAGTTATAAACCTATTCACCCTTCACATGCATTTCCCCTATTCATGCACCTATCGTCCTTTTTCTATCTCTCACTTCTAGATCCAGGGGTAATCAGGGTTTATGCCCTGAGGAATCTAGCATAAAAATATAATATTCCCCAAATTGGATGCGGTCAGCCCAATTGTCTGTGGATTGAATCAACTCTCCATAAGCAGCAGGAACACTCATTCAACCAAGATAAGAAACATTTCTTGCAAGTACAAGGGTGAATGCATCCAGTATTCCACAAGATCAGAATGGAGCAGCACATTAACACAAGCGACATGTTTAAGAAACAATAATCCGGTGCCAATCAGCCAACCAAGCAACAAATTCATGGCAAATAAGCTCCGTCGATTGGATTCCTTTTTCGCTGAGGGTATTTGCTGACAAAAGGTGACTAAATTTGTATATTGGCATCATGCCAAGGTATCATATTTGGTTGTCACTAATGGTACTCCCAACGGTCAGATCAACAATATGTAATCACAAAGGAAGTTGAAATACAGATCAAATCTAGCATTTGTCAGCTACCCCATCAGACTCCACGCACGGATGAACACTAAGGACACAATGGACATCACAAATTCGTGACCTTTTTAGTCGTCAAGCTTGTCACAATGCAACTACTTACACGATTCCTTCTCCAATACAACATAGGTAGACGGACCGGTGGAGATGATGAGACGAGACGAGATGGGGTGTGAATCACCTGATTCCAGACAGAGCCGAGGGGTGGCGGGTTCCCGTTCCCGTTCCCGTTGGCGATGGGGTTGAGCTTGCACGGGACAGGGAGGGGAGCGGCGTCGCCGGTGGCCTCCCGCACCCAGTACCTGGACGATGACGCCTTCTtagccgtcgccgtcgccactgCCGCCGCAGCTGTCTCCTCCATCTCGACTCGTTCTCCGGCGTCGACGACGGATGGACGGACGGATCGGTGCCGACGACGGCGCAGATCTCTCGGCGAGGTGCGGGGCGGGAACGGGATGGGGGCTCTAGCTTGACGCGTCGCTTGCACTCCAACCCAACGCCGccttcacctcctcctccactTCCCCCTCCTCAACTCCGGCGGAGGCCCCTTGGGCTCTCGCGGGCCGTTCGCGAGATCCTCCGCACCGGCTGGCCTGGTCTCCGTGGGCTCCTCCGTGGTCACTCCTCGGGGCTCGCTCGCGCGCGCGGCGGGATCTGGGAGCAGAGCTGGGAGCCGCTAAGagaagagggagggaggagagcgGAGACGAGAGAGGGAGCCGCCgtcgagagagaggagggagagggagaggtggATGTGGATGTGCGAGAGGGAGTTAGGGTTGGAATTTTTTTTTCTCGGGCTGGAGGTAGCTGCTATATATACCacgggtatttgtaggggcggctggtgattcagccacccctacaaatggacacagcaggggcggctggtaataacaGCCGTTCCTACAAATCgactcatttgtaggggcggctgctgtgTTGGAGCCCGAATACGTCACTGTAGAGGCGGCTCCaatgccagccgcccctaaaaaaaggcctgttgctacaaactgtttttcacgtagtgcaAGTTACAGGCGACAGTTAAGGTCACCAAACGATGAAGGTCTTTGGCCCGGAAGCAACTCGCTTAGGCGGGCCCGATCGAACGAGGGTAGCCAAAAGGGTCTAGGCGAAGAACCTCACCTGGTAGGATTTCCTTTGCTCGGGCCAAAGAACCTGCCATCAAGGGCAGCCTCGTCTAGCCTGTCACCTCGACGTGGCTTGGAGTGCTTGAACCCAGAAGCGCCAATGACCATTTGTCCCTACGTGAACCAGCATTATGCCTAAGGCCAGTGGGAGTTTCTTCCCAGTTTCATCCGCATTTAATAAGCTGCCACGTAGGCATTTTCGATGATGTGGCACCATAtttaagaagagagaagaaacgagtttcatggggatgaaactctcctGGCACAATTACCAACTCACAAGAAGTCATGAAATGAAATGTGTATGAAACTATaaaatgaaacattgcattgAGAGTGATTGTTTCATTCAAGTTTcatcgcatttcatttgatatggTATTCTTAGAAACAACGCTATCAAGCTCCCCACTGAGAAACAACGCTATCAAGCTCCCCACTGAGACTAGTGTTGGTGTAAGCCAGCTGCACGGTGAAGGGAAAGCAGCGGCTGACGTTGCTGGGGAAGCAGGAGAAGCAGCAGGTTTGAATTCAACGTGCAGGCGGGAACGGTTGTGCAGGGCGTCACAGTGAGCGCGCCAACATCGTGCGCAGACAGTGCAGTTGCATTGTAGGCCACTTGTATCCCTCGTTTAGCAGTTTTATTTGAAACAAGTGTGTGTAAAAATTGCTAGTATAAGTAGCTCTCATGTAATAGAGTGTGTTAGCGCTTTGGCTCACTTGTAATAGCTTCTGTATTGAAAATATCTATCAGTGGAAAAGACCACTGTCCTCTGACAATTGCTGTTCGTCTCTTTGTGTTCTTGAGCACGTTCTTGTGTTTAGGCTAGCCAATTTAATCTATGTGCTGTGATTTGTTTTCCTGATTTCCTACATTTGGTATCAGATCCTCTAATCACACAAATCTACTTGCTTGATCCACACCATGGGTggtcgggcggcggcggcggtgaccgGATCACATATCCGTCACTCACTGCAACCAACTATACTAGTTGCAGCATTTGCGTCCAGGCGATCATGGAGGACCAAGGAGTATGGGAGATTATGGAGCCGTCAGGGGAGACGTCAGAGCAGGGAGCGATGGCGGttgcagtggcggcggcgaaaGACAGGAAGGCGAAGGCACACTTGCTGCAGTGTCTCCCCAATGACCTGTTGATGCAAGTGGACGGGAAGAAGACATGCAAGGAGGTGTGGGATTCAATGAAGGCGAGGTTTGTCATGGCGGATCGGGTCAAGGAGGCACGGTTACAGACTCTAAAGAGCAAATTCGACGCGATGTGGATGAAGGAAGAAGAACCGCTCAATCAGTATGTCGGGAGTTTGACGGGGATGTCTGTCAAGTACAACAACCTCGGAGGCAGGTTGGATGATGCGGCACTGGAGAAAAACTTGTTTGACACCGTGCTGGAGAGGTTCATCAACGTGATCGTCGGGATCGAGCAGTTTTATGATTTGAAGAAACTGCCGTTCGAAGAAGCTGTAGTCTGGCTGAAGGCGTTCGAGGAGCGTACCAAGCGAGGAGCTGGGGGAGTGCGCTCTGACAGCAGGCAGCTGTTGCTCACTCAGTCTGAGTGGGAAACATGCCAGAAGAAGTTGGTGGGAGAAGGTTCTGGAGGCAGGAGGTCTTAGGACAGTGGAGGACGCGGTTGGGGAAGAGGCCATGGCGGATGTTGTGGCGGGTGCCACGGGCAAGCTGATGCGGTGAAGGAGAGCACGGGAAAGCGtgacaagtgcttcaagtgccacaagTACGGCCACTACGCAAACCTGTGTCCGggggagaagaaggaggaggaggaggcgcaccAAGC
This sequence is a window from Miscanthus floridulus cultivar M001 chromosome 10, ASM1932011v1, whole genome shotgun sequence. Protein-coding genes within it:
- the LOC136489172 gene encoding uncharacterized protein; this translates as MEDQGVWEIMEPSGETSEQGAMAVAVAAAKDRKAKAHLLQCLPNDLLMQVDGKKTCKEVWDSMKARFVMADRVKEARLQTLKSKFDAMWMKEEEPLNQYVGSLTGMSVKYNNLGGRLDDAALEKNLFDTVLERFINVIVGIEQFYDLKKLPFEEAVVWLKAFEERTKRGAGGVRSDSRQLLLTQSEWETCQKKLVGEGSGGRRS